Part of the Sodalinema gerasimenkoae IPPAS B-353 genome is shown below.
GTAGGGAATCTCCGCTGAACCCGTCATTATTAACGCTTCCTTCTAAAAATAGTTTTAAATTGCCAAGGCTTAGCTTATCACAGAAGGGAGGAAGGCAGTAGGCAGTAGGGGAACAGGGAACAGGGGGAAGACAGGCAGTAGGGGAAGACAGGCAGTAGGGGAACCACTTCAGTCACAGAGGTAGAGGAAGTGGAGGAGGTAGAGGGAAAACCTTGCCTATTGTCTATTGCCCAGTGCCTACTGCCTTCTCCCAAAATCAAGCAAATTGACAATTTTTTCCGCCGCACCGCCGGAACCGGAGACCTGACGCAGCTTTTGTCGCATCTGTTCGAGTTTTTGGGGATGATCTAGGAAATCTAGGACAGTGTCGCCAATCGCACTGGGGGGAAATTGTCCGAGGAACTCTGGCACAATCTGTTCACCGGCCCAGATGTTGGCCCAGGCCAGACGGGTTCCGCCGGATTGTCGTTGCAGCCATTGCCAGGTTAGCCAACTAAAGAGCGTCGTGAAGCCTGAGCCGAGTCCGGGAAGATTGGCTAACAGTCCCGGTAGGCCATCCCAGGCCCGCATCACATCGAGGCGATGGGTGGGCAGTAGAACGACCATGGGAACCCCCAGGGCCGCTAGTTCGGCGGTGTTGGCTCCGACGGTGGTGATGCAGAGATGACACTGCTTTAGGAGATTGTGGGGGGGAACCTCTTGATGTAACTTCAGGCGGGTTCCTTGGCGGGTTTTTAGGTAGGGATGACCTTGGTGGTGGATGAGTTGGGCTGAGGTCCAGTTTAGGGCGGCTAGGGTGGAATTCTGGTCAGGATTGGCGTAGGCGGCGAGTTGGTCGAGGTCTAAACTGGGGGCAACGGGAATGACGAACTCCAGTTCGGGACGCTGTTGCCCGAGATAGTCGGCAATTTCTAGGGTGAGGGGAACCCCAAGGCTGAGTTTGAGGGGTTTGGAACCGGGGAGAAAGCCGATGCGGCCGGGATGCTGGCTGTCTATGGGGGGGAGGGGCGATCGCATCACTCCGGCATCGGCCATGAGATTGCCGACGGCATAGAGTTTATGACGGTAGCGAGGGGGGGCCTGGGCGATCGCCTCGGGGGTGGCCATAGCAAAGCGATCGACCCAGGGATACCATTGTCCGTGCCATTCGGCATAGACCACGATGCGGTAGCCGAGTCGTCGCCCGATAAGAACGGGAAACAGGCGATCGCCCCCCAGGAACAACACGACTCCCTCATCGCTCCAATCCCAGTTCTCGGCGGTTTTGCCCCGGAGGAGAAAGGGCCAAAAGTCTTCGGCCGCTTGGACGCGATCAACGTCAGGATAACTGCGGGCGATCGCCGCCTCCCGGCCGCTGGCGTGGGGACAGGGAGAAAGAACCACCGAAAGTCTGGCCTGGGGAAATTGTCGCCGAATTTCTTGCACCACGGGACGCACCCAGGTAGTCACTTCCCCTGGGCCGTTGGAGAGAATTAAAATATCAGTCACGGATTATCGACAGAGTCCTAGATTACTGACTCCATCCCCAAAGCCATTGGAGACATAGCCATCAAACGGAGCGGTGATTTCGACCCATTCACGACCATCTGAGGCGACAATAGTCCGCAAGGGTAAACGAATTCGCAGGGTTTCCTCAACATCAACCCCCCCCAACACTGAGCCATTCAAGGAGGGAGATTGACGAACGGTTAAGCCTTCTGGTTGAATAACGCGACGACAGGAACTGCCCGAATCGCTCTGGGAGGGAGTATCGAGCCGTTGAGATGTGCTAGCCCCTGAGGTTGACGGCAATTGAGATCCCCAAACAAAGGCTTCACAGGGGTTGAGATGAGTGCTTCCTAGGGGGCCATTGTCCACATAGCCCTCAGCGGGAAAACTCACCGCTAACCAGATATTGCCTTCTGGCCCCCGAATTTCCTCGGCGTCGGGCATTAAACGCAGACGTTCGTTAGGGGCTACGTTGGCGATGGAACGGGCATCAGGACGGGGATCAACGCGGATCGAGAGTCCCTGCTCTAGGCTGGAGGAAACTTGACGACAGAGGGGATCAATTCCCCGAACCGAATGTCTAACGGGGGATTCCGTCAGAGGAGCCGCCAAGCTACTGTAGCTGAGGGGGGGCAGGGTCAGCAGTAGAACTGATAAACAACCAGCGAGTTTCACGATAGAGAAGGCTCAACGAGGGGTCAGACAATCCTGTATCCCCCCATCTTAGGCGCAATTGAGCTAGTTTCCAAGTCATGCCAGCCCCCCGCCTCAGGCGGATAGGCTTCAGGGCATCTTGAACCCCCTTGGCTTGGGCGATGTCGTGACCTGTGGGTTAAAAATTCTTAATAAAAATTCTCATCAAATCGATCTAGGCTGATTTAAGCAGATTAGGCGTTTTGTCTCAATTTTGCGCGACTTCTGTTGTCCGTCTTGTCCGTAACGGCACGTCGTCATCGATACGCCGAACCGAAAATTATAGCATTCTTAATTTTAGTATGACCAGTAATCTCGCGACAAAACTCCGGGAAGGCACGAAAAAGTCCCACACCATGGCCGAAAACGTGGGCTTTATCAAATGTTTCCTCAAAGGAACCGTGGAGAAAAACTCCTATCGGAAGCTAGCGGCAAACTTCTATTTCGTCTACTCTGCCATGGAAGAGGAGATGGAACGCCACCGGGAGCATCCTGTCTTGTCAAAACTCCACTATCCTCAACTGAACCGAAAAGAGAGTTTAGAACAGGATCTTAACTATTACTTTGGCTCCAACTGGCGTGAGGTGGTGCAGCCTACCGAGGGAGGACAAGGCTATGTTAACCGCATCCGCGACATCTCCAACACTGAACCGGAACTGTTGGTGGCTCATTGCTACACCCGCTATTTAGGGGATCTCTCCGGCGGACAGATTCTCAAAAAAATTGCCCAGGACGCCATGGGGTTACAGGATGGCCAGGGAACGGCATTTTACGAGTTCGCCGAGATTCCTGATGAGAAAGCCTTTAAGGCCGAGTATCGTCAAGCCATGGATAGTCTCCCCATTGATGACGCTCAAGCCGCTCGCATTGTCGATGAAGCCAATGATGCCTTCAAACTGAACATGGTTATGTTTGAAGAACTCGAAGGGAATCTGATTAAAGCCATCGGCCAGATGCTGTTTAATTCCCTGACTCGCCGTCGCTCTCGCAACGCCAATGAGCCGGCCCCAGTCAATGGCTAATTGAATGGCTAAATGGCTAATTCAAGAGCTGATTGTTCAGGCAAGTTAGTCTAAACCTCCACTCTCAAACCTCGTCTTTAATCAGGCGGGGTTTGAGCCTGTTGACTGTTACGTCGCCACATGGCGGGTTTAATCCGTCGTAAGGCCGAGGCCCGGAACCGTTGATCCCAATCGTCCTCGCTCAGCTGGGCCAACTCAGAGAGTTTCGGGTTTTGATTTTGGGGATAAGGCTGAAACTCCTCCACATCCGTGGGTTTAGCAAATCGCTGATTCCAGGGACAAACCTCTTGGCAAATGTCACAGCCAGCTACCCAGCCGTTGAGGTTCTTGGCAATGTCTTCCGGGAGGCGATCGCTGCGGTTTTCAATAGTGTGATAGGCCAAACAGCGGTTAGCATCCACCACCGCAGGCCGAACGATCGCCGCCGTGGGACAGGCTTCAATACAGCGTGTACAGGTGCCACAATGGTCTGTATGGGGGCGATCGCCCTCCAGAGGAAGATTCGTCACCACTTCCCCGAGGAACACCCAGGAGCCATACTCTCGGGTAATGACATTGCCATTTTTAGCAATCCAACCAATCCCAGCCTGTTGGGCCCAAAACTTATCCTGAACGGGGCCCGTATCGGCATAGTATTTCGCCTGAATCTCGGGATCGCAGTTCTCTAGCCAACGACAGAGTTGTTTCAGCCGACGATGGAGAACCTTATGATAATCCCGTCCCCAGGCGTAACGGGAGATTCTCGCCCCATCTTCCTCCTCCGGTTGGGAATGCTCCGTGTAGTAGTTCACAGCCACTGCAATCACCGATCGCACATCCGGTAACACTTGCCGGATATCCTGGCGTTTGGGGTTCGCCATCCAAGCCATATCCGCCTGATGGCCCTGATTTAACCAGCGTTGGAGATGAGTCACCGCCTCGACTTCCGCCTGATCCGGCTCCGCTGTCACCGCCGCAATACCCACACGATGAAACCCTAGATTTAGGGCTTCCTGGAGAATTTGGCTGCGGCTGGGGGCCTGGGAAAATGGACTCATCAGGGATTCATTAATGGCTTGCCGTTTGGGGTTCTCGGGAAGGAGGGGTGAGACGCTGCTGCACAGGGATCTCAATGATAAAGCCAACGCGATCGCCCTCCACCTCACAGCTTAGACGACCGCCATGCTTCTGGGTAATGATTTGATGGCTAATGGATAACCCCATCCCCGTCCCTTTTCCTTGAGGTTTAGTGGTGAAAAAGGCATCAAAGAGATGTTCTTGCACCTCCGGGGGAATACTGCTCCCATTATTACTCATGGTAATGGCGGCCATCTCTCCCCTCAGCGAGGTGTGAATCTCGATATAGGGGTGCCAATCTTGTCCCTGATTTCCCGCAGATTCGTCTAACGCATCAATGGCATTACTGAGGATATTGGTAAATACCTGATTGAGTTGTCCACTACAGCCGTCAATCAAGGGTAACTCCCCATACTGCTTTCTCACCTCAATCTGAGGTCGAAAGGACTTGGCTTTAAGGCGGTTACTTAAAATCAATAAGGTACTCTCAATCCCCTCATGAACATTCGTCTCATTAAATTCCTGGTCATTCGTCCGAGAAAAGTTTTTTAGGGAGGAAATAATGCCCTGAATCCGCCCTGCACCCACTTCCATAGACTTGACTAATTTTGGTAAATCTTCCTTGACAAAATCAAAATCAATTTCATCAGCAAATGCTCTCACCTCCGGAGTTACCTCTGGGGTGGACTCTTGATAGAGATTGACGAGAGCTAGTAAATCCGCAATATACTCTTTGGCATGAATGAGATTCCCGTGAATGAAGTTGACCGGATTATTGATTTCATGGGCTACACCGGCCACTAATTGCCCCAAGGAGGACAGTTTTTCACGTTGTACCAGTTGCAATTGAGCTTGCTGTAAACTCTCTAATGCCTCAGATAGTTGTGCCGTTCGCTCCTTAACTTGAGCATCTAAGTTGTGATTAAGATGATAGAGCTGAAGATGCACCTTAATCCGGGCCAACACTTCCTCCTGCTGAAAGGGCTTCGTAATATAATCGACTGCACCCAAATTGAGTCCCTTCACCTTGTCCACTGTATCCGAGAGAGCGGTGGTAAAAATAATGGGAATATCAGCAGTGTCAGGATTGGCCTTGAGGCGACGACAGGTTTCAAACCCATCAATCCCCGGCATCATCACATCTAGTAAAATGAGATGGGGCGGTTTATAACTCACCTGTTCCAATGCCGTTTCACCGTCAAGAGCGACTGCAACTTGATAGTGAGCCGTGGTGAGAGCTTCTGATAATACTGCTAAATTTGTTGGAGTATCATCGACCACTAAAATGATATCAGACTCGGAATTCGACATAAACTGGAATTAAAAAGGTGACAGCAAGTTTTTAAGCGTAACCCAAAACAACTAAAGTTCAGAGCTGCATAGCAATGCTCCCTAAACCAAATCTCTAAAAATAGTAAACTGGCCGTAAAGCTAGATCAGTTTCTATGCTGCTTATTATGGTTTATCCCCCTTTTTAGCATAAAACTTAACTCCTTGGCTAAAGATTTCATGTTTTTCTGGTAACTTGTGATTGGGGTTACAGAAAAACGACAAAATAGAACGGTACTCCTCAAGCTCGATAGAGTCTTGATACAGTTTCGGCTAATTCAATGGTACATTTTCAGAGCTGTAGAGGATGTGTCCAGAGCAGCAGTTGTGCCTGATTTTAGCGGCAGCCTATCTCAAGAGGTTGACGGAACTGACTTGAATTGAGCTACTGCTCAACAATGCTCTCTAATAGATCACGAATCTGCTTCATCTTAAATTCCTGGGCTAAATGTTGAACGCGATCGGAAAAATCTTGATAGTTTGGGTTTTGTTGCCGCAATTGCTGCACCTCATCAACAATTCGATTTAATAGTCCTTGTCGAGCCAGATCTAGTAATTTCTCAACCTCCTCAAGAGGCGGATTTTGTAGGCTATCTCCTAGGCTACATTGAGGCGGGGTTTGAGCCGTCACGACTGCTGAATCCTCCTTCTCATACATCCAAGAGATATCGATCGTGTTGGCGATCTTTTGTAGAAGTTCATCCGCTTGGACAGGTTTAGGGAGAAAGTCATCTCCCCCTGCGGCTAAACTCTTATGTTGATCAATGGCCAGAACACTCGCCGAGGAGACAATGGTGGGCGTTGCCTTAATCTCAGGATGCTCGCGTAGATGTTTCAAGAAGGTAAAGCCGTCCATTCCTGGCATGGCGAGGTCGGTAATCACTAAATTTGGGCGTTCCTCAAGAACCATATTCAGTCCTTGTCCTCCTTCCTCCGCTTCAATGACGGTGAACCCGAGGGGTGTGAGAAGATTCACGATGACTGAGCGATTTTCCCAGCGATCATCAATCACAAGAAGAGTTAGGCGATCGCCCTCATAGCCAATAATTTTACCTAAATCCGACTGAGTGGCGGAGTTCACCCAGTCATCGGCCCGTTCTAAGGTGGCGACAAAACTAAACTGACTGCCCTGATTGGGGGTACTACTTACCTCAATGGGACTATCCATTAACTCCAAAATTTGCCGAGTAATCGCTAACCCCAAGCCAGTTCCTTCTGATTGCCGTTTACCTTCCCCGACTTGTTCAAAGGGAAGAAAAATTTTCTCAAGTTGTTCTGGGGTCATCCCCACCCCCGTATCGGTAATCTCAAACTCAACCCGGTAACATGACGCGTCGGTTAACGAACTCGACTCCCCCTCAGAGTTTTGGGAAGTTAAGACCGAGACCTTAAAGCAGACATTTCCCTTTGGGGTGAATTTGATGGCATTCCCCAGGAGATTGATTAAGACTTGCCGTAAGCGTTTTTCATCGGCTTTGACTCCCGTGGGGAGATGGGGATCAGCGACATAGAAGAAGTCAATCTGTTTCCCTTGCGATCGCACCCGGCAAATTTCTACCACCCCCTGTAAAAACGCCG
Proteins encoded:
- the queG gene encoding tRNA epoxyqueuosine(34) reductase QueG, yielding MSPFSQAPSRSQILQEALNLGFHRVGIAAVTAEPDQAEVEAVTHLQRWLNQGHQADMAWMANPKRQDIRQVLPDVRSVIAVAVNYYTEHSQPEEEDGARISRYAWGRDYHKVLHRRLKQLCRWLENCDPEIQAKYYADTGPVQDKFWAQQAGIGWIAKNGNVITREYGSWVFLGEVVTNLPLEGDRPHTDHCGTCTRCIEACPTAAIVRPAVVDANRCLAYHTIENRSDRLPEDIAKNLNGWVAGCDICQEVCPWNQRFAKPTDVEEFQPYPQNQNPKLSELAQLSEDDWDQRFRASALRRIKPAMWRRNSQQAQTPPD
- a CDS encoding heme oxygenase (biliverdin-producing), with the protein product MTSNLATKLREGTKKSHTMAENVGFIKCFLKGTVEKNSYRKLAANFYFVYSAMEEEMERHREHPVLSKLHYPQLNRKESLEQDLNYYFGSNWREVVQPTEGGQGYVNRIRDISNTEPELLVAHCYTRYLGDLSGGQILKKIAQDAMGLQDGQGTAFYEFAEIPDEKAFKAEYRQAMDSLPIDDAQAARIVDEANDAFKLNMVMFEELEGNLIKAIGQMLFNSLTRRRSRNANEPAPVNG
- a CDS encoding SH3 domain-containing protein — translated: MKLAGCLSVLLLTLPPLSYSSLAAPLTESPVRHSVRGIDPLCRQVSSSLEQGLSIRVDPRPDARSIANVAPNERLRLMPDAEEIRGPEGNIWLAVSFPAEGYVDNGPLGSTHLNPCEAFVWGSQLPSTSGASTSQRLDTPSQSDSGSSCRRVIQPEGLTVRQSPSLNGSVLGGVDVEETLRIRLPLRTIVASDGREWVEITAPFDGYVSNGFGDGVSNLGLCR
- a CDS encoding lipid-A-disaccharide synthase; this encodes MTDILILSNGPGEVTTWVRPVVQEIRRQFPQARLSVVLSPCPHASGREAAIARSYPDVDRVQAAEDFWPFLLRGKTAENWDWSDEGVVLFLGGDRLFPVLIGRRLGYRIVVYAEWHGQWYPWVDRFAMATPEAIAQAPPRYRHKLYAVGNLMADAGVMRSPLPPIDSQHPGRIGFLPGSKPLKLSLGVPLTLEIADYLGQQRPELEFVIPVAPSLDLDQLAAYANPDQNSTLAALNWTSAQLIHHQGHPYLKTRQGTRLKLHQEVPPHNLLKQCHLCITTVGANTAELAALGVPMVVLLPTHRLDVMRAWDGLPGLLANLPGLGSGFTTLFSWLTWQWLQRQSGGTRLAWANIWAGEQIVPEFLGQFPPSAIGDTVLDFLDHPQKLEQMRQKLRQVSGSGGAAEKIVNLLDFGRRQ
- a CDS encoding sensor histidine kinase, which encodes MSNSESDIILVVDDTPTNLAVLSEALTTAHYQVAVALDGETALEQVSYKPPHLILLDVMMPGIDGFETCRRLKANPDTADIPIIFTTALSDTVDKVKGLNLGAVDYITKPFQQEEVLARIKVHLQLYHLNHNLDAQVKERTAQLSEALESLQQAQLQLVQREKLSSLGQLVAGVAHEINNPVNFIHGNLIHAKEYIADLLALVNLYQESTPEVTPEVRAFADEIDFDFVKEDLPKLVKSMEVGAGRIQGIISSLKNFSRTNDQEFNETNVHEGIESTLLILSNRLKAKSFRPQIEVRKQYGELPLIDGCSGQLNQVFTNILSNAIDALDESAGNQGQDWHPYIEIHTSLRGEMAAITMSNNGSSIPPEVQEHLFDAFFTTKPQGKGTGMGLSISHQIITQKHGGRLSCEVEGDRVGFIIEIPVQQRLTPPSREPQTASH